From Nocardia sp. NBC_00416:
CACCTCGGCCAGCCGGGTCAGTCCCGACCATGCCTGGATATCGGCGACCGTCGCCGGGCCGAACGCGGCGAGATAACGCAGGATCAGGGTGGCCGGATCCGCCGCCTCCAGCGGTGCGCCGATCCATTCGTCGGCCGGCCCGACCGTCACGTACCGGTTGCGCCACCGGCCCCATTCACCCGATTCGGCGCCGTGCGCCATCGGCACCAGGACCTCCACCGATTCCGCGAGCCGGCGCGGCAGCCGCTGGGGGAACCGTTCGGCCAGCAGACCGCCGAGTTCGCGCCGGGACATCCACCGCCCGGCCAGCAGTTCGCGGCCCGCGGCGGCCAGCGCGGCCAGATCCGTGCCGGCGATCTCCTCCCGGTAGTAGGCGAGTTTGAGCACGCCTTCCACGTACGGTTGCACGGTCGGACGCAGCCAGCGGAAATCCTCGGCCGTGCTCACGTGCACCGTGCGCCGGAGAGTGGTGGAGCGAACCAGTTTCCGATCGTGCAGCAGCGCCGCCAGGTCGGCGTGCTCGAACCGGGCCAGCCGCGCCCACAGTCCGACGTAGGGCCAGTTCGGTTCCTGCCCCTGTACCGCCACCAGATGCCGGATCACGTCATAGGGCGTCTGCTCCGTCCGCGCCGCCAGGTGCTGGCGCACCAGCAGAGTCCGATTCAACGTGCGCAGTGACAATTCCCGCATACCGGGCATTATGAATATGCGCACCGACACCTGTTCCGTTGCCGCTCACGTCCCGTGGGTGCGCGTCCACTCCAGCAAGTCGTCCACCGGCCGCGTATTGATGATCCGGTCCGGCGCGACCCCGGCGGCCACGGCGCGAGCGCAACCGTAGCCCTGCCAGTCCAGCTGTCCCGGCGCGTGCGCGTCGGTGTCGACCGAGAACTCGCAGCCCGTGTCGAGCGCCAGCTGGATCAACCGGGACGGCGGATCGCGCCGTTCGGGTCGACTGTTGATCTCGACCGCCGTCCCGTAACGGCGGCAGGCCTCGAACACGATCCGGGCGTCGAAGTCCGATTCGGGCCGGGTTCCGCGCCCACCCTCGACCAGCCGACCCGTGCAGTGCCCGAGCACGTCGACATTCGGGTTCGCCACGGCGTACACCATCCGGCGCGTCATGGTGTCGCGATCGTCGCGCAGCCGCGAGTGCACACTGGCGACGACGATATCGAGTTCGGCGAGCAGATCGGCGTCCTGGTCGAGCGACCCGTCGCCGAGGATGTCGACCTCGATTCCGGTGAGTATCCGCATCGGCGCGAGTTCCGCGTCGAGTTCGGCGACCACCTCCAGCTGGCGGCGCAGGCGCTGCGCGGACAGCCCGTTGGCCACGGTGAGTCGCGGCGAATGGTCGGTCAGGGCGCAGTACTCGTGTCCCAGAGCGGCGGCACAGCGCATCATCTCCGCGATCGGGCTGCCACCGTCGGACCAATCCGAGTGGGTGTGCAGATCGCCGCGCAACCGCTCCCGCAGCGGTGCGCCCGCCGCGCCGATCGGCCGCGCGGTCGCGCGCAGTTCGGCGAGATACCGCGGCACCGCGCCGGAGTACGCCTCCTCGATCACCGCGGCGGTCTTGGGACCGATCCCGGTCAGTTCCTGCCAACTCCGTGTCGCCCGATGTTGGTCCAGTTCGGTCGTATCGAGCCCGGCGAGGATATCGGCGGCGCGGCGGTACGCCTTGACCCGGTGGGTCTGCGCCCGGTCGCGCTCGAGCCAGAACCCGATCTCCCGCAGGGCCGCGACCGGCCCCGGGGCCGGTGGCTCGGCGGGCCCGGCGGCGCGCGACCGGCCTGCGGTCACGGGCTAACCGGTCCTGCCGTACTTCACGAAGGCGACGCCGTCCTCGAACACCTGGCTGGTGATCACCCGGAAATCCGCCGGCTCGGGCAACCGGGGGCCGGTGCCGAACAGCGGGCGCCCGTGGCCGAGCACGATCGGATACAGCTTCAGGAAGATCTGGTCGATCTCCGGTAGGAGTGTCCGGGCCAGTTCACCGCCGCCGCACAGCCAGATCCCGAGACCCTT
This genomic window contains:
- a CDS encoding PHP domain-containing protein gives rise to the protein MTAGRSRAAGPAEPPAPGPVAALREIGFWLERDRAQTHRVKAYRRAADILAGLDTTELDQHRATRSWQELTGIGPKTAAVIEEAYSGAVPRYLAELRATARPIGAAGAPLRERLRGDLHTHSDWSDGGSPIAEMMRCAAALGHEYCALTDHSPRLTVANGLSAQRLRRQLEVVAELDAELAPMRILTGIEVDILGDGSLDQDADLLAELDIVVASVHSRLRDDRDTMTRRMVYAVANPNVDVLGHCTGRLVEGGRGTRPESDFDARIVFEACRRYGTAVEINSRPERRDPPSRLIQLALDTGCEFSVDTDAHAPGQLDWQGYGCARAVAAGVAPDRIINTRPVDDLLEWTRTHGT
- a CDS encoding winged helix DNA-binding domain-containing protein → MRELSLRTLNRTLLVRQHLAARTEQTPYDVIRHLVAVQGQEPNWPYVGLWARLARFEHADLAALLHDRKLVRSTTLRRTVHVSTAEDFRWLRPTVQPYVEGVLKLAYYREEIAGTDLAALAAAGRELLAGRWMSRRELGGLLAERFPQRLPRRLAESVEVLVPMAHGAESGEWGRWRNRYVTVGPADEWIGAPLEAADPATLILRYLAAFGPATVADIQAWSGLTRLAEVIAPLRPRLRVLRSSEGAELFDVPGAPLADPDLVVPVRFLPAFDNAVLGYRDRRRVIAEQDRKRTSKEASAGVPVYLVDGFAHGRWSLEGSDIRIVPWYPLRPDERAEVVAEAQRLLEFVSPDSGGDIVFAG